TTGTCCGGCCGCACGTCGGCGTACTGGAGGTCGACCAGGTGCAGCCGCGCGGCGTCCCAGTCCAGGCCGTCCCGGCGGCGGTAGCCCTCCATCAGCTCCCGCTTGGCGACCCAGTCGAGCTGCCCCGCCAGGCTCATCGGGTCGCGTTCGAGGCGGCCGAGCACGTCCTCCCACCGGTCGAGCACGTCGGTGGTCTGGTCGTCGGCGTCCGAGCCCCAGCGCTGGTCGACGTATTTGCGGGCCAGCTCGCAGTACTCCATCTGGAGCTGCACGGCGGTGAGCCTGCGGCCGTTGCGCAACGTGACCTGCTCGCGCAGCGACGCGTCGTGACTGACCCGGTGCAGCGTGCGCACGGGCTGGTCGACCGCGAGGTCGACGGCGATGAACCCGTCCTCGATCATGGAGAGGACCAGCGCGGTGGTCCCCAGCTTCAGGTAGGTGGAGACCTCGGAGAGGTTGGCGTCGCCGATGATCACGTGGAGCCTGCGGTACCGCTCCGCGTCGGCGTGCGGCTCGTCCCGCGTGTTGATGATCGGCCGCTTCAGCGTGGTCTCAAGGCCCACCTCGACCTCGAAGTAGTCCGCGCGCTGGCTCAGCTGGAAGCCGTGCTCGCCGCCGTCCTGTCCGATGCCGACCCGGCCCGCGCCGCACACGACCTGCCGGCTGACGAAGAACGGCGTCAGGTGGCGCACGATGTCGGAGAACGGCGTCTCACGCTTCATCAGGTAGTTCTCGTGGGTGCCGTAGGAGGCGCCCTTGTTGTCCGTGTTGTTCTTGTAGAGGTGGATCGGCTGGGCGCCCGGCACCTCGGCGGCGCGCCGCGCGGCCTCCGCCATGATCCGCTCCCCCGCCTTGTCCCACAGCAGCGCGTCCATCGGGTTCGTGGTCTCGGGGGCGCTGTACTCGGGGTGGGCGTGGTCCACGTACAGGCGGGCGCCGTTGGTCAGGATGACGTTCGCCAGGCCGATGTCCTCGTCGGTCAGCTGGCTGGAATCGGCGTTCTCACGGGCCAGGTCGAAGCCGCGCGCGTCGCGCAGCGGGTTCTCCTCCTCGAAGTCCCAGCGCGCTCGCCTGGCGCGGTGCATGGCGGCGGCGTAGGCGTTCACCACCTGGGACGAGGTGAGCATGGCGTTGGCGTTCGGGTGTCCCGGTACGGACACGCCGTACTCGGTCTCGATGCCCATCACTCGCCGTACAGTCATGCGGCCCTCCTAGCCCGGCGGCGGCTCCACACCGTCCCGCCGCTGGATACGAGCGTAGGCGACACGGGGTGCGGTGAGGAGATCACCGCGGGTCTCCTTCAGGACTGTCTGGGAGACGTGCCCGGCTGCGGGGCCCGCTCTCGCGCACCCCGCAGCCGAAAAGCTCGTCGCACTGCTACAGGTACTGTCCGGTGTTGGCCACCGTGTCGATGGACCGGCCGGTGTCCCCGCCCTGCTTCCCGGTGACGAGCGTGCGGATGAAGACGATCCGCTCGCCCTTCTTGCCGGAGATGCGGGCCCAGTCGTCGGGGTTGGTGGTGTTGGGCAGGTCCTCGTTCTCCTTGAACTCGTCCACGCAGGCGGCGTGCAGGTGGGAGACGCGCAGGCCCTTCTGGTCGTGGTCGAGGAAGTCCTTGATGGCCATCTTCTTCGCCCGGTCCACGATGTTCTGGATCATGGCACCGGAGTTGAAGTCCTTGAAGTACAGGACCTCCTTGTCACCGTTGGCGTAGGTGACCTCCAGAAAACGGTTCTCCTCGGTCTCCGCGTACATCTGCTCCACGACCGCCTGGATCATGCCGGCGACCGTGGCCTCGGCGCTGCCGCGGTGCTCCGAGACGTCGTCGGCGTGCAGCGGCAGCCGCGGCGTGAGGTACTTGGAGAAGATGTCCCGCGCGGCCTCGGCGTCCGGGCGCTCGATCTTGATCTTGACGTCGAGCCGCCCGGGGCGCAGGATCGCCGGGTCGATCATGTCCTCGCGGTTCGAGGCGCCGATGACGATGACGTTCTCCAGGCCCTCCACGCCGTCGATCTCGGAGAGCAGCTGCGGGACGATGGTGTTCTCCACGTCCGAGCTGACCCCGGAGCCGCGGGTGCGGAACAGGGAGTCCATCTCGTCGAAGAAGACGATGACGGGCGTGCCCTCGCTCGCCTTCTCACGGGCCCGCTGGAAGACCAGGCGGATGTGCCGCTCGGTCTCGCCGACGTACTTGTTGAGCAGCTCGGGGCCCTTGATGTTGAGGAAGAAGCTCTTCCCCGCGGGCTTGCCCGTGACCTCGGCGACCTTCTTGGCCAGCGAGTTGGCCACGGCCTTGGCGATGAGGGTCTTGCCGCAGCCGGGCGGGCCGTAGAGCAGCACGCCCTTGGGCGGGCGCAGCTCGTGCTCGCGGAAGAGATCGGGGTAGAGGTAGGGCAGCTCGACGGCGTCCCTGATCAGCTCGATCTGGCCGCCGAGGCCGCCGATCTGCGTGTAGTCGATGTCCGGGACCTCTTCGAGGACCAGCTCCTCGACCTCGCTCTTGGGCACGACCTCGTAGACGTAACCGGAACGCGGGTCGAGCAGCAGGGCGTCGCCGGCCCTGATGGTCGCGTCCATCAGCGGCTCGGCGAGCTTGACCACGCGCTCCTCGTCGGTGTGGCCCACGACCAGGGCGCGTTCGCCGTCCTCCAGGATCTCCTTGAGGGTGACGATGTCGCCCGCGCGCTCGAACTCCATGGCGGCCACGATGTTCAGCGCCTCGTTGAGCATGACCTCCTGGCCACGCTGGAGACCGGCCGTCTCCACGCTGGGGCTGACGTTGACCCGAAGCTTGCGGCCGCCGGTGAAGATGTCGGCGGTCTCGTCGTCGTTGGCGCGCAGGAAGACCCCGAACCCGGAGGGGGGCTGGGCCAGCCGGTCGACTTCCTCCTTGAGGGCGACGATCTGGTCGCGCGCCTCGCGGAGGGTGCTCGCCAGCCGTTCGTTCTGCGCCGAAACGCCGGCCAAGTTGGTTTGAAGCTCGACAATCCGCTCTTCGAGAATCCGAGTGTGCCGCGGAGAGTCGGCCAGCTTTCGGCGCAGGACGGTGATCTCCTGCTCAAGGTCGGCAATCTGCCCGGCCGAGTCGTCGGACCCTCGCCCGGACCGGATGCCGCGGTTGCTGTCGTCGTTCTGGGATACCACGGTCCTCACCTCCTCCAAGGGGAGCTGGACGCTTCCAGACCCTACCTGGACCGGTGCAGTTCGAAACCCCTAGATCACAAAGACGGTCGGGGTGTGTCCGATCTTCACCCTTGCGCACTCCCCTCATGCCCAGGGAAATACCCAGCATGTCTCGCAGGAAAGCTGCTCACTGTATGGTCGTAAGCGGTCAACACCCGCCAGGGACGGCTCCCTTTGCACAACCACGAGGAACGGTAGGCCAATGACCGCGCGGAACGAAGCCGCCGAAGAACTTGAGGTCTGGATCGATCAGGACCTCTGCACGGGCGACGGTATCTGTGCGCAGTACGCGCCCGACGTGTTCGAGCTGGACATCGACGGCCTCGCCTACGTGAAGCCGCCGGTGGCCCCGGGCGAGGAGGCCGACCTGCTGACCGAGCCGGGTGCCACCGCTCCGGTGCCGCTGCCGCTGCTGCGGGACGTCACCGAGTCCGTCAAGGACTGCCCGGGCCAGTGCATCCACGTGCGGCGCGTGTCCGACCGCACCGAGGTGTACGGACCCGACGCGGACCAGTGACCCGCCCGCGGCCGGTCAGATGCTGCCGGGGGCGGGCGCGACCGACAGTTCGAGCCGCCCGTCCCGCCAGGCCCAGCTGACGTCCCGGCGCAGGTCGGGGCAGCAGCGGGGCACCTCGGGCGCCGAGTAGCCGCGCAGCCGGGCCGAGACCGCTCCCTCACGCTCGCGCACGTCGAGCCCGTCCACGGTCATGCCCTCGCCCGGGTCGACCAGGGTCTCCGCGACGCGCGGCGCCCCCTCCCCCTCGGCGGGGTGGGTCACCAGGTAGACGCCGTGCGGCGGCGTGCCGGAACCCGCGTCGCAGTGCACGACGGCGACCGTCTCCGCCCGCCCGTCCCCGTCGAAGTCGGTCTCGGCGCTGTCCGCGACCACGACGCCGAGCGGACCGCAGTCCACCGGGTAGGACACGGCCGCGGGGTCGGGGCCCGCGACGGGGGCGTCGGGCGTCGCCGTGGCGCCCGGCGGCCGGACGAGGGCCGCGGCCCCGGTGACGACCGCGAGCGCGGCGGCCACGATCAGCCAGTGCCGGGCACGCGCCCTGGTGTGCGGAAGGCCGGTGGGGGCGGGGCCTGAGCCGGGACGGAGCTGCACGTGGAGGACTCCAGGGAACGGCGGCGGCGGGCGCGGTGGGGAGGAACGCCCGGCCCTGCCCGTCGGCAGGTGCACGCATCGTGCCACATCTCACACCGGCGCGTGACGGCGGGGTCCCGGCGTTCCGCGCGCCCCGGAGGCTCAGTCCGAGCCGCTGCCCGAGCCGGGACCTGTGTAGTCCGCGCCGTACGCGCCGGGCGCGGGGCGCCGGCGGCGCAGCGGCGGCGCCACGCCGTCGGCCAGGCGCCGCGCGGTCAGCAGGAAGCCGGTGTGCCCGATCATGCGGTGGTCGGGGCGCACGGCGAGGCCCTCGACGTGCCAGGTGCGCACCATGGTCTCCCAGGCGCGCGGCTCGTTGAACGTGCCGTGCTCCCTGATGCTCTCCACGGTCCGCGCCAGCTGGGTCGTGGTGGCGACGTAGGCGCACACGATCCCGCCGGGCACCAGCGCCTTCGACACGGCGTCCAGGCACTCCCAGGGCGCGAGCATGTCGAGGACGACCCGGTCGACGTCCGTGTCGGACAGGTGGTCCTGGAGGTCGCCCACCGTCAGCCGCCACGCGGGGTGCGGCCCGCCGAAGTAGCGGGCGACGTTCTCCTCGGCGATCCGGGCGAAGTCCTCGCGCCGCTCGTAGGAGTGCAGCATGCCGTGGTCGCCGATGGCGCGCAGCAGGAAGGTGCTGAGGGAGCCGGAGCCGACGCCCGCCTCCACGACTCTCGCGCCGGCGAAGATGTCGGCCATCGCCAGGATCTGCCCCGCGTCCTTGGGGTAGACCACGGCGGCGCCGCGCGGCATGGACAGGACGTAGTCGGGGAGCAGGGGGCGCAGCGCGAGGTAGGCGACGTTTCCGGTGGTGCGGACGACGGTCCCCTCCGGCGCGCCGATCAGCTCGTCGTGCGGGAAGGCTCCCTTGTGGGTGTGGAAGCTCTTGCCCGCTTCGAGCGTGAACGTGTAGTGGCGGCCCTTGGGGTCGGTGAGCTGGACCTGGTCCCCGACCTCGAAGGGCCCGCGACGGCGGGCGGCACCGGTCGGTTCGGACATGGACGCAAGCCTAGTCCACTCGGGTCAGGGCGCCGACCGCGGCCGGGGCGAGGCGCCCGGGCGGGCCATGGCGTCGATGAAGGCGCGTTCGACGTCGCGGCTGGAGAGCACGCCGTAGATCTCGCCGGTCTCCTCGACCACCAGGTACTCGGTGGCCGGGGTGGCCCGGAGCCGGTCGAGCAGCCGTTCGCCGGTCAGGTCGGCGGGGACCCGCATCCCGTCGGTGAGCACCTGGGCCAGGGAGCCGACCGGCACCCACGGCCTGCGGTGCTCGGGCACCTCGGCGATGCCGGCCTCGCGGACCAGGGACAGGGGCGCGCCCTGCCCGTCGACGACGACCAGGGCGCCCGCGCCCACGTCGTTGGCGCGGCGCAGCGCCTCGGAGAGCGGGGTCTCGGCGGCGACGGGGACGGCCCTGCGGGTGAGGGCCCTGGCGTTGAGCGCGGGCAGGCGTTCGCGGAGCCTGGCGCGGCGCAGGCTGTTGCCCGCGCCGGTCCAGATGATGGCGGCCAGGATCGCGGCGAGCAGCGCGTCGGTCAGCGACTGGAGGCCGGTGAAGGAGTCCCGGTCGGTGACCGAGCCCATGTGGGTGATCAGCGGGAAGCCGACGAGCACGGCGATGGCCAGCAGGCGACCGGTCCAGGCGGCGGCCACGGTGCCGGTCATGGGGCTGCCCGACAGCTTCCAGACCACGGCGCGCAGCATGATGCCGCCGTCGAGCGGCAGTCCCGGCAGCAGGTTGAAGGCCGCAACGATGAGGTTGGAGATCATCAGACCGGCCAGCAGGACGCCGGGGACGGTCCCCGACTCCACGACGAGCATGCCGAGGTAGAAGACCCCGGCGAGGACGAGGGAGAGCAACGGGCCGACGGCCGCGAGGACGAACTCGCGCCCCGGCGTCTGCGACTCCCGCTCGATCTCCGAGACGCCGCCGAAGAACTGGAGCTGGATGCGGCGCACGGGCAGGTCGAAGCGGACGGCGGCCAGGGTGTGGGCCAGCTCGTGCACGAGGACGGAGGCGTAGAAGGCCACCGCGAAGAAGAGGGACACGAGGTAGCGGGCGCCGCCGAGCTCCGGCAGCACCCGGTCGAGCTGGTTGCCGAAGAACCACGTGATGAGGGCGGCGACCAGGAACCAGCTGGGCGCGACGTACACGGGAACGCCGAACACCCGGCCCATGAGGAAGCCCCCGCCGCGCTCCCCCGGGCGCTCCTGCTCGTTCTCCGGGATCTGCCGGTCCCCGGAGGGCGGTGTCCGGTCGCTGTCCGAGTCTCCCACCGGTTCCCCTCGCTGCGTTGCCCGATCGCGCCGTGCCTGCGGGCCCGGAGTCGATGGTATGCCGCTGTGTGTCAGTGACGCGCCGTAGGGTTCCCTCCATGACTGGGTCCTCCGCTGCGCCTCCGCACTCTCTTTCTCCTTCCCGGGCGGCCGACTTCATGCAGTGTCCCCTGCTGTACCGCTTCCGGGTGATCGACAAACTGCCCGAGGAGCCCAGCGCGGCGGCGACCAGGGGCACGGTCGTGCACGCCGTTCTTGAGCGGGTCTTCGACGCGCCCCCCGCGCTGCGCGACGCGCGGCGGGCGCGGGCGCTCGTGCTGCCCGAGTGGCAGCGGCTGCTGGCGCGGCGCCCCGAGCTGGCCCGGTTGTTCGCGCCGGAGGGCGGCGCGGACGACGGCGGGGACGGCAGCGAGGGCGGCGGTGACGGCGCGGGCAGCGCGGGCGACGGCGGGGAGGGGGACGGCGCGCGTGAGGCCGCGCGCGAGGGTTCAGGCGCCGCGCCGATCGACAGCGAACGGCTGGCGAAGTGGCTCACCGAGGCCGAGGAGTTGGTGGAGCGGTGGTTCACGCTTGAGGACCCGTCGCGGCTCCAGCCCGCGGAGCGCGAGCTGTTCGTGGAGACCCGGCTGGACTCGGGGCTGCGGCTGCGGGGGGTGATCGACCGGGTGGACGTGGCGCCGACCGGCGAGGTGCGGATCGTCGACTACAAGACGGGGAAGGCGCCGCGAGCCGAGTTCGGGGGCGCCGCGCTGTTCCAGATGAAGTTCTACGCGCTGGTGCTGTGGCGGCTGCGGGGCACGGTGCCGCGCCGGCTCCAGCTGGTGTACCTGGGCAGCGGGGACGTGCTGACCTACGACCCGGACGAGGAGGACCTGCTGGTCGTGGAGCGCAAGCTGCACGCGTTGTGGGAGGCGATCCGCAGGGCGACGGAGACCGGCGACTGGCGGCCGAGCCGCAGCCGGCTGTGCGGCTGGTGCGACCACCGGGCGCGCTGCCCCGAGTTCGGCGGGACCCCGCCGCCCTACCCGCTGCTGGTGCAGGACCAGCTCCCGCTGGCCGTGCCCGCGCAGGCCGGGGCGCCCGACGGGGACGGCGCTCCGGCCGGTGCCGCGGGCGGCCGCCCGGAGGCCGGCGGCGCCGCGCCGTGAGCGAGAATGAGGACGGCCGCCGGCCGTGTCCGGCCGTTCCCGACCGAGAGGCTCATCCCCCATGCCGATCCGCGTCCTGCTGGTCGACGACCAGCCGCTGCTGCGCACCGGGTTCCGGATGATCCTGGAGGCGGAGCCGGACCTGGCCGTCATCGGCGAGGCGGGGGACGGCCTCCAGGCGCTCGACCAGGTGCGGGCGCTTCAGCCCGACGTGGTGCTGATGGACATCCGCATGCCGCGGATGGACGGGGTCGAGGCGACCCGGCAGATCACGGGCCCCGACAAGGACGGGCCGGTGAAGGTGCTGGTCCTGACGACGTTCGACCTCGACGAGTACGTGGTGGAGGCGCTGCGCGCGGGAGCGAGCGGCTTCCTGCTGAAGGACGCGCCCGCGGCCGAGCTGGTGCAGGCCATCCGCGTGGTCGCGGCCGGTGAGGCGATGCTGGCGCCCAGCGTCACCAGGCGGCTGCTCGACATGTACGCGGAGAAGCTGCCCTCGGGCGACGAGCCCGTGCCCGACACGCTGCACACGCTCACGGACCGTGAGGTCGAGGTGCTGAAGCTGGTCGCCCGCGGCCTGTCCAACGCGGAGATCGCGGCCGACCTGTTCGTGAGCGAGACCACGGTGAAGACGCACGTCGGGCACGTACTGACGAAGCTGGGGCTCAGGGACCGGGTGCAGGCCGCCGTGTACGCCTACGAGAGCGGGCTGGTGCGGCCCGGCAGCTGACGCGGGGCCCGGCGGTCCCGCGGGTCACGGCAGGGCGGTGGCCGCCGCGACGACGGAGCGGAGGAACGCCAGGTCGACCTCTTCGAGGCTGCGCACCAGCACGCGCCCGGGCGCGGCCGGGACGGGGGCCACCGAGGGCACGGCGACGACCCGGCAGCCCGCCGCCTCGGCCGAGGCCACGCCGGTGGCCGTGTCCTCCACGGCGACGCAGCGCGCCGGGTCCGCGCCGAGGCGGGCCGCCGCGGTCACGTAGGGGTCGGGGTGCGGCTTGGTGCGGCGCAGTTCGTCGCCGGCGACGGTGACGGCGAAGTGGCCTGGCCCGATGGAGTCGAGGACGCGGTCGATGACGGCCCGGTGCGAGGCGGAGACCAGGGCGGTGGGCACCTCGTGCGCGGTCAGCTCGGTCAGCAGGCTGCGGGCCCCCGGCATCAGCTCGACGCCGGCGTCCAGACGGCGCAGGAACGCGGCGTTGAGCTCGTCCCGCAGCTCGTCGAGCGAGATGTCGGCGCCGGTGACCTCGATGAGGTAGCCCGCGCTCCGCGTCATGGGGCCGCCGACGACGACCTCGCGGTGCTCGTCCCCCAGCGTGTGGCCCAGGGCCTTGAAGACCTCGACCTCCGCGTCCCACCAGAAGCCCTCGGTGTCGACCAGGGTGCCGTCCATGTCCAGCAGGACCGCCTCGGGTCCGGGGCCGGTGGGCACCGCCGTGCCGACAGCGGGCAGGGAACTCGTCATCCGCGCACACCTCCACAGGGAGCGAGCAGGCCGGCCGTCCCCGAGGGGACGACCGGCCTGCGCCGGACCGATCAGTCTACGTCCGCGGCCGGGTGACCGCCGCTCCATTTCACCCGGTCGGAGGGGGGTCGGGCTAACGCGCGTTGAAATAGTTGGCTTCGGGGTGGTGAAGGACGAGGGCGTCGGTGGACTGCTCCGGGTGCAGCTGGAACTCCTCGGACAGGGTCACCCCGATGCGTTCGGAACCGAGCAGTTCGGCGATCTTGGCGCGGTCCTCCAGGTCGGGGCAGGCCGGGTAGCCGAGGGAGTAGCGGCAGCCCTGGTACTCGGTGCGGAACATGCCGGCCAGCTCGCGCGGGTCGTCGCCCGCGATGCCCAGCTCGGAGCGCACCCGCGCGTGCCAGTACTCGGCGAGCGCCTCGGCCAGCTGAACGGACAG
Above is a genomic segment from Streptomyces marincola containing:
- the dop gene encoding depupylase/deamidase Dop, which produces MTVRRVMGIETEYGVSVPGHPNANAMLTSSQVVNAYAAAMHRARRARWDFEEENPLRDARGFDLARENADSSQLTDEDIGLANVILTNGARLYVDHAHPEYSAPETTNPMDALLWDKAGERIMAEAARRAAEVPGAQPIHLYKNNTDNKGASYGTHENYLMKRETPFSDIVRHLTPFFVSRQVVCGAGRVGIGQDGGEHGFQLSQRADYFEVEVGLETTLKRPIINTRDEPHADAERYRRLHVIIGDANLSEVSTYLKLGTTALVLSMIEDGFIAVDLAVDQPVRTLHRVSHDASLREQVTLRNGRRLTAVQLQMEYCELARKYVDQRWGSDADDQTTDVLDRWEDVLGRLERDPMSLAGQLDWVAKRELMEGYRRRDGLDWDAARLHLVDLQYADVRPDKGLYNRLAARGRMTRLLADEDVLRAQSAPPEDTRAYFRGRCLERYADDVAAASWDSVIFDLPGRDSLQRVPTMDPLRGTREHVKDLLDRSATAEDLVRALSGG
- a CDS encoding HAD family hydrolase — its product is MTSSLPAVGTAVPTGPGPEAVLLDMDGTLVDTEGFWWDAEVEVFKALGHTLGDEHREVVVGGPMTRSAGYLIEVTGADISLDELRDELNAAFLRRLDAGVELMPGARSLLTELTAHEVPTALVSASHRAVIDRVLDSIGPGHFAVTVAGDELRRTKPHPDPYVTAAARLGADPARCVAVEDTATGVASAEAAGCRVVAVPSVAPVPAAPGRVLVRSLEEVDLAFLRSVVAAATALP
- a CDS encoding site-2 protease family protein, with the translated sequence MGDSDSDRTPPSGDRQIPENEQERPGERGGGFLMGRVFGVPVYVAPSWFLVAALITWFFGNQLDRVLPELGGARYLVSLFFAVAFYASVLVHELAHTLAAVRFDLPVRRIQLQFFGGVSEIERESQTPGREFVLAAVGPLLSLVLAGVFYLGMLVVESGTVPGVLLAGLMISNLIVAAFNLLPGLPLDGGIMLRAVVWKLSGSPMTGTVAAAWTGRLLAIAVLVGFPLITHMGSVTDRDSFTGLQSLTDALLAAILAAIIWTGAGNSLRRARLRERLPALNARALTRRAVPVAAETPLSEALRRANDVGAGALVVVDGQGAPLSLVREAGIAEVPEHRRPWVPVGSLAQVLTDGMRVPADLTGERLLDRLRATPATEYLVVEETGEIYGVLSSRDVERAFIDAMARPGASPRPRSAP
- a CDS encoding response regulator, which codes for MPIRVLLVDDQPLLRTGFRMILEAEPDLAVIGEAGDGLQALDQVRALQPDVVLMDIRMPRMDGVEATRQITGPDKDGPVKVLVLTTFDLDEYVVEALRAGASGFLLKDAPAAELVQAIRVVAAGEAMLAPSVTRRLLDMYAEKLPSGDEPVPDTLHTLTDREVEVLKLVARGLSNAEIAADLFVSETTVKTHVGHVLTKLGLRDRVQAAVYAYESGLVRPGS
- a CDS encoding tRNA (adenine-N1)-methyltransferase, giving the protein MSEPTGAARRRGPFEVGDQVQLTDPKGRHYTFTLEAGKSFHTHKGAFPHDELIGAPEGTVVRTTGNVAYLALRPLLPDYVLSMPRGAAVVYPKDAGQILAMADIFAGARVVEAGVGSGSLSTFLLRAIGDHGMLHSYERREDFARIAEENVARYFGGPHPAWRLTVGDLQDHLSDTDVDRVVLDMLAPWECLDAVSKALVPGGIVCAYVATTTQLARTVESIREHGTFNEPRAWETMVRTWHVEGLAVRPDHRMIGHTGFLLTARRLADGVAPPLRRRRPAPGAYGADYTGPGSGSGSD
- a CDS encoding RecB family exonuclease, whose amino-acid sequence is MTGSSAAPPHSLSPSRAADFMQCPLLYRFRVIDKLPEEPSAAATRGTVVHAVLERVFDAPPALRDARRARALVLPEWQRLLARRPELARLFAPEGGADDGGDGSEGGGDGAGSAGDGGEGDGAREAAREGSGAAPIDSERLAKWLTEAEELVERWFTLEDPSRLQPAERELFVETRLDSGLRLRGVIDRVDVAPTGEVRIVDYKTGKAPRAEFGGAALFQMKFYALVLWRLRGTVPRRLQLVYLGSGDVLTYDPDEEDLLVVERKLHALWEAIRRATETGDWRPSRSRLCGWCDHRARCPEFGGTPPPYPLLVQDQLPLAVPAQAGAPDGDGAPAGAAGGRPEAGGAAP
- a CDS encoding ferredoxin gives rise to the protein MTARNEAAEELEVWIDQDLCTGDGICAQYAPDVFELDIDGLAYVKPPVAPGEEADLLTEPGATAPVPLPLLRDVTESVKDCPGQCIHVRRVSDRTEVYGPDADQ
- the arc gene encoding proteasome ATPase, producing MEEVRTVVSQNDDSNRGIRSGRGSDDSAGQIADLEQEITVLRRKLADSPRHTRILEERIVELQTNLAGVSAQNERLASTLREARDQIVALKEEVDRLAQPPSGFGVFLRANDDETADIFTGGRKLRVNVSPSVETAGLQRGQEVMLNEALNIVAAMEFERAGDIVTLKEILEDGERALVVGHTDEERVVKLAEPLMDATIRAGDALLLDPRSGYVYEVVPKSEVEELVLEEVPDIDYTQIGGLGGQIELIRDAVELPYLYPDLFREHELRPPKGVLLYGPPGCGKTLIAKAVANSLAKKVAEVTGKPAGKSFFLNIKGPELLNKYVGETERHIRLVFQRAREKASEGTPVIVFFDEMDSLFRTRGSGVSSDVENTIVPQLLSEIDGVEGLENVIVIGASNREDMIDPAILRPGRLDVKIKIERPDAEAARDIFSKYLTPRLPLHADDVSEHRGSAEATVAGMIQAVVEQMYAETEENRFLEVTYANGDKEVLYFKDFNSGAMIQNIVDRAKKMAIKDFLDHDQKGLRVSHLHAACVDEFKENEDLPNTTNPDDWARISGKKGERIVFIRTLVTGKQGGDTGRSIDTVANTGQYL